One Peribacillus simplex NBRC 15720 = DSM 1321 genomic region harbors:
- a CDS encoding sigma-54 interaction domain-containing protein, which translates to MKKFYSDMTVEEAISSFPIGSNEVEVLDDSEDFIGFLTIEALSAAVQQSDLTKPISHFITVNAPLQNLRNYSIPYEQFQAFFESDLCRVVFNALYDGVYITDGEGTTLYINQAYQRITGIREEEIIGKPMSYLIEQGMISVSASLDSIRTKNQVTLTQRIRNGRKIIVSATPILSPQNEVIFVINSVRDITELIRMKYTIDSQKLSFQPISQLLPGSEQVNLQEIIIGPSTTPLFKLADKVAKTEAKILLQGETGVGKSLIAKYIHAKSSRKEKIFLELNCGAIPANLVESELFGYEPGAFTGSLKNGKMGIFEKVNGGTLFLDEIGDLPLELQVKLLKVVEENKFMRVGSTEMKEVDVRLITATHRDLASLVQEGSFREDLYYRLNIVSFEVPPLRQRKEETIPLLEMYLKKFNEKYNEKKKMTPECYEWLTNYSWPGNIRELASLAERLVVTTYDDTIDLPNLPSFIQPVLSKKPTTHSLKEAVSELERSLILNAMKKYGTTRAAAISLDISQSSLVQKMKKFHIRLENESN; encoded by the coding sequence ATGAAAAAGTTTTATTCGGATATGACAGTGGAGGAAGCGATTTCAAGTTTTCCCATCGGAAGTAATGAAGTGGAAGTGTTGGACGATTCGGAAGATTTCATCGGCTTTCTGACAATAGAAGCGTTATCTGCGGCAGTACAGCAGAGTGATTTGACGAAGCCTATTTCCCATTTCATTACTGTGAATGCACCGCTACAAAATTTACGAAATTACTCAATACCATATGAACAATTTCAAGCATTCTTCGAGAGTGATCTATGCAGGGTTGTATTTAATGCCCTGTATGATGGCGTGTATATCACGGATGGGGAAGGAACGACATTATATATCAATCAAGCTTATCAGCGTATTACCGGAATAAGAGAAGAGGAAATTATCGGAAAACCGATGAGTTATTTAATTGAGCAGGGTATGATATCCGTTTCTGCTTCATTGGACTCTATTCGAACGAAGAATCAAGTTACTTTAACACAAAGAATTCGAAATGGAAGAAAGATTATCGTTTCGGCCACACCAATTCTATCGCCACAGAATGAAGTCATATTTGTCATAAATAGTGTTAGGGATATAACTGAATTAATCCGGATGAAATATACGATCGACAGCCAAAAGTTATCTTTCCAACCTATTTCTCAATTATTGCCTGGCTCGGAACAGGTGAATTTGCAGGAAATAATCATTGGGCCTTCTACAACTCCTTTATTCAAGCTGGCTGATAAAGTAGCTAAAACGGAAGCGAAGATCTTGTTACAGGGAGAAACGGGAGTAGGTAAGAGTTTAATCGCCAAGTACATACATGCCAAAAGCTCCCGGAAGGAAAAAATTTTCCTTGAATTAAATTGCGGAGCCATCCCGGCAAACTTGGTGGAATCTGAACTTTTTGGATATGAGCCAGGGGCATTTACCGGATCCCTTAAGAATGGGAAAATGGGGATTTTCGAGAAAGTGAATGGTGGCACGTTATTTTTGGACGAAATTGGGGATTTACCTTTAGAGTTACAGGTAAAACTTTTGAAAGTGGTAGAAGAAAACAAGTTTATGAGAGTGGGTTCTACCGAAATGAAAGAAGTGGATGTCAGATTAATTACTGCCACTCATCGCGATTTGGCCTCCCTCGTTCAAGAGGGATCTTTCCGCGAAGATCTATATTACAGGCTTAATATCGTATCCTTTGAAGTGCCACCCTTACGCCAGCGAAAGGAAGAAACGATCCCACTTTTAGAAATGTATTTGAAAAAATTCAATGAAAAATATAATGAAAAGAAAAAGATGACACCGGAATGCTATGAATGGCTGACGAACTATTCGTGGCCTGGTAATATACGTGAGCTTGCGAGTCTTGCAGAGCGACTGGTCGTCACGACTTATGATGATACGATTGATTTGCCTAATTTACCTTCGTTCATCCAGCCGGTCTTATCAAAAAAACCTACAACACATTCTTTGAAGGAAGCCGTTTCCGAGCTGGAGCGTTCCCTGATCCTGAATGCGATGAAAAAATATGGGACTACAAGGGCGGCTGCCATCTCTTTGGATATAAGTCAAAGCTCTTTGGTGCAAAAAATGAAAAAATTTCACATTCGATTAGAAAACGAATCGAATTAG
- a CDS encoding iron-containing alcohol dehydrogenase, with product MNISIFSMANKLVTGADSLQQLTDEVTRLGMKNPLIVTDKILVGAGVVQKVEDLLSSAYGIFSDVNPEPEIEIVEQCVQSIRDGKHDGLIAVGGGSAMDIAKASSVMATNSGSIETYFGTNLIEVPGLPLIAIPTTAGTGSEVTNISILSDKKEQVKKGIVSSYLLPDVAIVSPVMTLTCPPSVTAASGVDALVHAVEAYISKFASPVTDALAMGAMKLIAVNLPKAYAAPANLEAREAMITGSLMAGLAFGNAGVGAVHALAYPLGGRFHLSHGVSNSLLLPFVMKWNKIACLERFRDIAEALGEKVNHLNDDEAADKAIEAMTRICRYVDIPESLSEFDIPESALSEMAAEAIKQVRLLRNNPRALNVRDIEKIYRSAYGF from the coding sequence ATGAATATTTCTATTTTTTCAATGGCTAACAAATTGGTGACAGGAGCAGATTCTTTACAACAGCTGACTGATGAGGTTACGCGATTAGGGATGAAGAATCCGTTGATAGTTACAGATAAAATTTTAGTGGGTGCTGGGGTTGTGCAAAAGGTTGAGGATTTACTTTCTTCAGCATACGGTATTTTTTCGGATGTGAATCCTGAACCGGAAATTGAAATCGTTGAGCAATGTGTACAGTCAATCAGGGATGGAAAACATGATGGACTGATTGCGGTAGGCGGTGGGAGTGCGATGGATATTGCGAAAGCCTCTTCCGTCATGGCTACGAATTCGGGTAGCATCGAGACTTATTTCGGTACGAACTTGATTGAAGTTCCAGGACTACCTTTAATTGCCATACCGACAACGGCCGGAACCGGCTCTGAAGTGACGAATATTTCAATTTTATCGGACAAGAAAGAACAGGTTAAGAAGGGAATTGTAAGTTCGTATCTTTTACCGGATGTTGCGATTGTATCACCCGTCATGACGCTGACTTGCCCGCCAAGTGTGACGGCTGCGAGTGGAGTGGATGCACTTGTTCATGCGGTCGAAGCTTATATTTCCAAATTTGCTTCGCCCGTTACGGATGCCTTGGCAATGGGGGCAATGAAATTAATCGCTGTAAATTTACCAAAGGCTTATGCTGCGCCAGCTAATTTGGAAGCACGGGAAGCCATGATCACTGGAAGCCTAATGGCAGGGTTAGCTTTTGGAAATGCCGGTGTTGGAGCTGTCCATGCCTTAGCTTATCCGCTTGGAGGCCGCTTCCATTTATCACATGGAGTCAGCAATTCATTATTACTGCCATTTGTGATGAAGTGGAATAAAATTGCATGTTTGGAAAGATTCCGTGACATTGCTGAAGCACTTGGAGAGAAAGTCAATCATTTAAATGATGATGAGGCAGCTGATAAAGCTATAGAAGCGATGACCAGAATATGTCGTTACGTGGATATACCTGAGTCACTAAGTGAATTTGACATTCCTGAATCTGCTTTAAGTGAAATGGCTGCCGAAGCCATCAAACAAGTTCGTTTACTTCGCAATAATCCCCGTGCATTAAACGTTCGGGATATCGAAAAAATATACCGTTCAGCCTATGGCTTTTAA